GAAGTTGATGATGGGTTTTCCTGCTTGTCTGTATCGTATTTTGTACAGTTTGATAGCACtcaacacatacacgcgcaTACGACAATCAAAAATGCATAATGCAGATGGGTGCAATGAATctcgttttttgttgattttctcCACAATACAGCGAAGTTTTTagctatttaaaatttttaatataaagGTAACTTCCCTTACTCTAGTTTTAAGAGAAACTTAccgagaaaattaatttttacaatttaaaactCATCACAAGTCTCAAAACTTACTGTGTGTTTCTTCAACTCTTCATTTACTAATCGTCTTCCACGacgaaaacataatttttcacTCCACATACGGCCCACAAGACCATCTTCGAAGGCCTTCATTTTCACCGCAAACCAGTGCACTTTTCCTCACACCCGACTACACGAACACTGCGCATGTTTTTTCCCTGCCCAAaaacccccacacacacacacaatcctaCGCTAGCAGTAAAACCGATTTTGTTGTGGAAATGCTTTACTTTCCGAGGACGGGGGGACCGGCACAACACTGCACAATCAATTTCTTTCTGCACACCTTTTGCACTCGATAAATAAATACGCAAAAAAGACATACCATACCAAAGAGTGACACAAAAACTTCGAAAGTGTCGTTCGGAACTATTATCTAACACagaacaacaacgacaacaacaaaaaaaaccgacccACAACAGTGACCGATTACCGGCCACGGTGTTACTATTTTATGTACTGCGTGTTGTGGTGGCTCTCTGCTTCGGTAGCTTCTTTTCGCTCACTTGCAATGTGATTAGCGGTACGAGCAGAAGGCacactgtgtgtgtttcgtaTGTCGTTGCTAGAAAGACAATGCGCGCGCGGCGTCGTCGTCGATACGCCCCGCGGGATCGACacgcgagcagcagcagcacagccAAACGTCAAACTCGTAGCGCGGTTCGGTCGCGATAGAGCTGCGAGATGGAGCTTTCATGCAGGCCACCGGGGGACCGTGTAGCATAAGTAAAAACACAGGCACGTTCTCTTCGTTTCAGTTCAGGCCGGGTTCGCTCGCTCTCCGGAGCTGGCAACCTGCGAAGGAAACACGTTTTTCACGAGAGCAAACTGCTGCAGCCCGAGGCATAAGGTTGTATTCTACAATAAACTGATGTTTAGTTGAATTAAAAGTACGAATTAATTTTACTGTGCTTGACAAATTGGAACTCTGTATAAGTTCAACATGCATCCCCTTCAAGAGAGATACATCGATTGTAGCAATCTTCCAACTTTTCGTTACCATTTTTGTAGTACGAATTGTTCTTTGCCTCAAGACAGGCATCAGATTCGGCGATTACCTCTTCATTCGGGGGATACGAGCTTCCCAGATAGCATCCTTCCTTGATTTGAAGGCAAGAAATAGTTGGTGAGAGCCAGGTCTGCACATTGGATCATACTGTCTGTACACATCCGGCCAAACGTTGAGAAAGATTCTGATTAAAATAGATATAGCAGAAATAAGCGACAAAAATTCTCAAGGTAGAAAGAGCGACGAAAAGGTAATTGTCTGAGCGTTTTTGAACAATACACAAGCGACCAACTCATTTTTCACTAAATAATCGTTCTACGTAGAACCGTCCTACAAAAGTACgtccaccaaaaaccaaaaattggcAATCCGAAATACCTCTGGCGATCCTAATGCCAAGGATGTAGAACAAAACACTGAGTTTGAGATAAATTTTCAAAGGGACTAAAAACAGTATTGTGTTTTAGCTGACTCTGCTGCATAGAGCAATGGTTAGGTTATCAGCAATCATGGAAAAGGTGGTCtaaataagaaacaaataGTTAATACCATACAACCCGACAGACTGCTAACAGAAaatttttctgtttaaaatgttttaaatttttaaaatataaaattccaGATAGTTTATTGCATACATCCATAACAGAACTAAATAATATCCCTCTGGACAGATTACACCCTTAAAAACGCCACACAGCTGACGTACACTTTCTCACCAACCCTCTATCTCAACCGTTTCTCGCTCTCAACGATGGAACACCGCGGTGAGCATGAAATAATGTTGCTTTAGGGGTGAATTACACATCCACGACCTGAAGCAGTATAGAACACACATCGTCATCACCACCGGCTTATGCTGATACGGCGGACCGTACTCATCGctcacattttccaccataAATTTCCAAGTAAATTTACCCTATTTTTGAACAAATCTTATGCGATCTAAAGGCTTCTCAGTGGTTGTTCATGGTTGTGAATGTCTTGCATCTCTTAACGACTACTCGTTTTTTGTCTCACTTTTATGACTGCAGAAAGGAGTTTGCTGACATATGACTAAAATATGACTATAGACTATCTGTGATgataaaaatgtgtattaTAATATAAGAAATTATTGGTTAAGTTATGATGAACTAAACAGTTTCTTGATTTCTTTAGTCCAATATCAAAAAAAGACCAGAAAACCGGTACATTAGCTTCACTCCATCGTTAATCATCCAAAAGTCTACAGTAGTTgctggttgctgctgttgaaaaGAAGCAGCCCAACGGACCGATCAAAAGAAGCTCGTGAAGAGAAGAgaaggcacacaaaaaaagaaccttcCCCACACAAAAGACAGCGGAAGGAATCCATGATGAATCATGCTCATTTGCTTCCTGGCTTCTTCAATGGGGAGGGAATTCTTCTGCCTTGCTGCTCTTCGCCGGTACAGTACTTTTTACACATTCATtcatcggatcggatcggattcTACGCCCTGGCAGACCCCTCTCGCAATCCAGCTAGCGCATCCCCCACTTCGGCAAGAAACCGCGGCGCActgccttttcattttttggccatccatccatcatcatcgtcgtccgcCACTGTAGGTCAGTCACACACAGTTGCACCGTTGTTTGTATTTGCACCACACGACCATCAGCTTCCCTTCAAGTTGCATCCGTTGCTATCCCCTTCCGCTCACTACTAGAAAACAGGCtgattacaaacaaaacacacgcacacccgtAGAACGAGTTCTCGGGTTTTTTAGTTCGGGCCACAGTTTGACGTTGCGTATACCGGCGGTCGTGGCCACCGGGTTGCTGGGAGAGAATTATGCTCTCTTTtgtcctttctctctctctctcacatcGTACCACCACCCCACAAACATGACTAAAGGGCACTGGCACTGGTAATTTAAAATGTGTATCGCTTCTTGCCACTCGTATCGGAGGGCGGCGAGTAAAACAAAGGGCCAAGTATTCATTTGATTCAATTACGCGAAGAATTACATATCCACCTCAAATCGGTTCGCATTTTGGAACTAAAGAGTAACCCATCGAGCCACACAAGAATAGAACCGGCTTCAAATCCCgtctggaccgttcccccgtagtgaggctgACAGACTACCTAACTACATATTATTAGCAAGTGTAGTAACCCAATCGATAGCCCGAACGAGACCTAGTAGAGCATTGAGTCATTATTATTACGATTCGAAGCCATAATGCAGATTTACTCGATTTGTGATTACATATGGTTTGTTTGAGGGATTAACTGTTAAAGAAGCATAATGACCACTACAGACTCTATTCAAAATCGATCGACAGGAAGATGTTCTGAAGATGGAAGAAGAAGCACAATAACGTGCTCTACGAGCTGTACGGTAATCTCACTATCAAGCAGCGAATTGGGCTCACCAGGCTCCggtgggctggccatgttatgaGAAAGACAAAACCTGACGACCCAAAAGCTCTTTTATGTCGTCCCCATGGGCATAGTTGCCCCAAATACTACCGACAGCAATATCGAAGCGAAGTTTTATacaaaatctaaaacaaattCATCAATGGTACATAAATGTGGAATCTTTAtggttttttcattttattgactTCAACGAAAGATCTACTTGGTCACGCCAGCTTTGGATGGTTTCTTGagcttgctgataccacgtagttggatagtcaagtcctcagaCTCACGGTCCGAATAGGATTTGATGCCCGGTGCTGTCATATGCAGACTGGCGCCGTTATAGCCTTACAACCGCGCGCCCCCTTTActtgcttttgaaaataaagGGGGATTTACTTGCTTTTgatgaaatgaatgaaatttcaaagatgaccatttttctctttttggcttaacgtccttctctgccacgccggccatcgaatgagaTACTAGGCATGCCaataacacgtagttggatagtcagtcctcactacgggaggacggccCAGACTGGATTTGAATTCCGGTGTTGCCTTGTAATGACCGGTGCCGTTgacgcctacaccaccgggccgccctgaTGTCAAtattttaagtaaaaaaaatcaagatcTGAATAATCATTCGGAGGAATGCTTGAGGATAAACACCTACCAATTCCGCAGGCTGTATTCCAACCGATTACAGACAGTTCCTTAGGCGTCATTCAAGCTTAGTTCCAATAGAATAAGCATAGCAAAATGAATATGCATCCATCCTCTAGGAATATTATAAAGTCTTGGTATTAAATTAATGCATTAATTGCCAAAAATACGCTACGTTTTGTTGAAGgcctattttttttcttctttagaacggcctggccgtattgaaTTATGAATACTACGTAGGGAggtaagtcagtcctcactacggggggacggccCGGATGGGCCCCGGTCcagccatttgaagaccggcgccgcggTCACCTACactaccgggccgcccctgATGGACtgtttataaagaaaaaaaacgtaaacaaatgcTTGAcaaattcataacttttttCATCCACGGTTGACACTTACCTTGATAAGGAAACAATTGTTTATAGCCGCTAATCGTTGCCACTAGCAACGAACCAGTTTCAACTCCATTTTACGCCAAATCGTAGACATCCGACATCAGAGCAAAATTGGACAACAACGTGCATCGCGTTTGACAGCTACAACACGCTTTCGTCTTATCACTTATCGCaatccctctctctttctctctcacacttTCATCGTTATCATGCTGTTTCCACCGATACTTCTATTTAGACATTACGTGGAAGAAACAATGGTTACGCACTACAATCCTCCTGGAACGATTCTTCTGTTTGCCACACCACACTCCCACCCCCACTACTTGTAGCTGGAGAACAGCATTGCGCCAATTGCACAGTGTCGACGCCACCTTCCCACCCTACGACGCCCCTTCATTCTAATTCTATTTTACCTCACTCCGGCGGTATCTTTTCATATTGGcgcactaacacacacacacacacacacatccacccgCGCTATGTGGAAACGGTAGAAAAGCCACACCGcaggagagtgagagaaaattcacagaaaatcaataatcaGATCCAGCACTTCGGGTTTGTTCTAAGCTGCTATTATTTTCGGctttttgtacactttttATACGAGGCTTCAAGCCGGTTTCCAGCATCGAGCGTCGGCGTTACGTTTGCCCTTTGCTTTTTTCATTTAGAAGATACAAATTGGACGTTTTTCACTCACTAAATTCGTGCACAAATCACAAACGCCATGGATATCTTGGATAAGTGCGGGGTTTCCCTGCACCATATAGAACTTTCCCTAGAACGCGCTCACTCACCCGATTCGCAACAATAAAAACGGCTTCCATATCACAATTTCACCACATTTTATGATACTTCTCGGTGAACTACGGAAatggtttcaaattttctatctgcaaacatacacaccatACGGAACCAATACAGCACACGGCATTGGCACCACGGTGCTGCTGTACAGAACGCGGTGCAATCTTATCAAACGATCCAACTACTTTTTTTCACGGCGCCTCTGCGTTGTTTCCGTGCTACTATACACGGTacacacaaaagaagaaaggaatGATTTTTGCACTACTTCGGCAAATTCTGCAATCGCCTCTAGGACGTGCAATACAGTTCCAGTTTTCTTGGTTTATCAGCTTTTTTGGATCAAAAGTTCTACGGAGGTTTCTTTCTCTGGCGTGTTGGGAGAGATGATACACACAGTGCTTGCTCGTATCAAAATCCAAGGCATACTGTCAAACTGCAAAGAGAATCGACGGTCTTTGCCGCAGTTTAGCTGTGTGCGTGAGTTTTTAACGCCGTTCGATGGAAAGGTTTCGTACTAAAAAGTAAAGCAACCCTACGTCGACCCAATAAACATGCGGTGTGCAACGAAAGTGAAATGTTTCAAGTGGATTGCAGTTTTGCAATTAATTTAGTTCAAGGGGATTTAAAAATGGATATTTGCGTTTCACACTTGGATGAACCTATTTTTACGACATAATAAGCCATATTCTAATAAATTCCACTGAAATTCCCGTAAATATCATGTCCACatcattttcaattcaaaagcGGGGCTTCGCGCACGCTGTGGAAATATTTCATTCGGTTTCGCTTGAGTAACTGCTCGAACCCGGTTTGGCTAGCACTGGTGTCCGCTGCGTTTGCGGTCTCCACCATCGCAACCGGGacactttgtttgtttgtttatttgctgctGACATTTTGTTACTAGCTGAACGAATTTTCACGCGCTTTTGACCAATGAAACACGCGCCAACGTTGGGTGTAGTTAATTTTCCATTCTAGTTCGCGTTCTAGTGATTTCCTATCGATTTCAGTTCGGTGTCGGATGTGCAATGTGTATAGAGTATCGGTTTTCCCGCCGTAAAGATTAGCATTGCCAAGTGCTGAAGTAatgtgattgttgttgttattttcttcctGCTGGATGTTGTTAGGGGTGTTTCCTCGTGCTGTGGGGTAAGCTACACAGGTTCCCTGTTCTTGTCTTTGCGATTCTATAAAGCAGTTCCCTCACACCAAAGCCGACCTACTTTTTGATTTGGTAACCAATTTGAATCAAAGCCCAAATTTTAAGAATCATaaagaaaagatttatttcatgttttaatttcttcaataaatctttttttaagtATAATAACCGTTAAGATTTTCTAAGCAGTAAGCTCATCATGTTCACATGCCTGCAGACTATCGCCATAATTTTTTGCATTAGTTTATAGGTCAAGGATACTACCTCACTTGGAATGATTGATTTGTTTAGCTATTTTTCCTGCAGCAATTTAAAATGACATCCCTTAAAATGAACACAACCGGAACATGTGCTCCCGACTGCCGAAGCGTCACAACGTAGAACCCGTTTTCCGTATAGTCTCACAACTGTTCGCTGGCCAAACCGACCTATCATCGTCTTCCGGTGCAACTGATCTGATGGGTGACTTTTACCACACGCCAGCCGACACCATCGACAGTCGGGATGATGCATTTGTCCCTGCCAAAAAGTTTCACAAGCGTCGTGCTCAACGGAAAGCTCGAGCATATGGTGCTGTAACGCACTCCGGAACGATCGTGAACCGTAGTAAAAGCGTGGACGATCTAACGGCTGCCGATATAGCTATCGAATCCGATTCCGACGAGGATCCCATTTCAAAATCACACACTGCAATCATTTCgcaggaaggaaaaagtaCAGAAAAGATCATTCACTCAAAGGATCAACAGATTGCGAAATTGATCAAGAAACTTACCGCGGTATTCGAATGCAACAATCAGTTTGCGGTGGAACAtgaaaaactgcaaaaggaaTATCAGCAAGCAGTACAAAACCTTCGCACGCTCGAAACGATTCAAGCAAAGAGTTGCGATCGTTGTGCTTCGTCCGACGCTGAGCGATGTCAGCTGGTAAAGGAGAATTCCGACTTACGAAATGATATAAAAATGATGAAGATTCTGGTGTACCGGCTCAATGTACAGATTGAACGTTATCAGGACACGATACGGGACGGTAAGACCAGCATTCCGAAGCTTGATTTCGTCGACAGCACGTACGGTGGAGCGAAGGACAATCTTAACTGGGGACCGGTCAATTCACACACGCTTGGTCCGCTGCTGAACGCGTACGAGGAAGCTATCGCCGAAAAGACGGATCTTGTGCAGCAGTACGAATCGGAGCTGGCCAGTTTTACGggcaaattgaaaaaagtGCTGGAAGAGAATGAAGCCTTGCAAAAGATGACGGAAGAAGT
This genomic window from Anopheles maculipalpis chromosome 2RL, idAnoMacuDA_375_x, whole genome shotgun sequence contains:
- the LOC126568073 gene encoding protein Cep89 homolog; translation: MCSRLPKRHNVEPVFRIVSQLFAGQTDLSSSSGATDLMGDFYHTPADTIDSRDDAFVPAKKFHKRRAQRKARAYGAVTHSGTIVNRSKSVDDLTAADIAIESDSDEDPISKSHTAIISQEGKSTEKIIHSKDQQIAKLIKKLTAVFECNNQFAVEHEKLQKEYQQAVQNLRTLETIQAKSCDRCASSDAERCQLVKENSDLRNDIKMMKILVYRLNVQIERYQDTIRDGKTSIPKLDFVDSTYGGAKDNLNWGPVNSHTLGPLLNAYEEAIAEKTDLVQQYESELASFTGKLKKVLEENEALQKMTEEVRAGQTGWATEKARLQAQVDVLRSKAEVQGKRADLAKEKLVEVLKCYEQKVQAQNLDIERLQEAYSRSKGELTSLRNLNQNPEVVADSLKECQKLLEELRLQHHNERSRSAKETETIKADFQQKTAELEQLRQDYQQQQHIYERQKEINEILMGKNTTLKQTLERTRQSKEILKQRLKTMISWGKGSEQRKDQLQDAWQNIRTLQEQLQQRDLQLQTLHQRFQQEQEQLQRRLRQREDTLRKILADKAQFTHRHS